In Enterobacter cloacae, the following are encoded in one genomic region:
- the phnK gene encoding phosphonate C-P lyase system protein PhnK translates to MKPLLSVNNLTHLYAPGKGFSDVSFELWPGEVLGIVGESGSGKTTLLKSISARLTPHNGDILYEGQSLYGMSEAERRRLLRTEWGVVHQHPMDGLRRQVSAGGNIGERLMATGARHYGNIRATAQHWLEEVEIPASRIDDLPTTFSGGMQQRLQIARNLVTHPKLVFMDEPTGGLDVSVQARLLDLLRGLVVELNLAVVIVTHDLGVARLLADRLLVMKQGQVVESGLTDRVLDDPHHPYTQLLVSSVLQN, encoded by the coding sequence ATGAAACCGCTGCTTTCGGTCAACAATCTGACCCATCTTTATGCGCCTGGCAAAGGCTTCAGCGACGTCTCGTTCGAGCTGTGGCCCGGCGAAGTGCTCGGGATTGTCGGCGAGTCCGGTTCCGGCAAAACCACCCTGCTGAAGTCTATCTCCGCGCGCCTGACGCCGCACAACGGTGACATTTTATATGAAGGCCAGTCGCTGTATGGCATGAGTGAAGCCGAGCGCCGCCGCCTGCTGCGCACCGAGTGGGGCGTGGTACATCAGCACCCGATGGACGGCCTGCGCCGCCAGGTTTCTGCGGGGGGCAACATCGGCGAGCGGCTGATGGCGACCGGCGCACGTCACTACGGCAATATTCGCGCCACCGCGCAGCACTGGCTTGAAGAGGTGGAGATCCCCGCCTCGCGCATCGACGACCTGCCAACCACCTTTTCCGGTGGCATGCAGCAGCGCCTGCAGATCGCCCGCAACCTGGTCACCCATCCGAAGCTGGTGTTTATGGATGAACCCACTGGAGGGCTGGATGTGTCCGTTCAGGCGCGCCTGCTCGATCTCCTGCGCGGTCTGGTGGTAGAGCTGAACCTCGCGGTGGTGATTGTCACCCACGATCTGGGCGTTGCGCGCCTGCTGGCAGACCGCCTGCTGGTCATGAAGCAGGGTCAGGTGGTGGAAAGTGGGCTAACCGACCGCGTGCTTGACGACCCACACCATCCGTACACCCAACTGCTGGTGTCATCGGTATTGCAGAACTAA
- the phnJ gene encoding alpha-D-ribose 1-methylphosphonate 5-phosphate C-P lyase, which produces MANLSGYNFAYLDEQTKRMIRRAILKAVAIPGYQVPFGGREMPMPYGWGTGGIQLTASVIGEADVLKVIDQGADDTTNAVSIRNFFTRVTGVNTTEKTEDATLIQTRHRIPETPLTEDQILIFQVPIPEPLRFIEPRETETRTMHALEEYGVMQVKLYEDIARFGHIATTYAYPVKVNGRYVMDPSPIPKFDNPKMDMMPALQLFGAGREKRIYAVPPYTRVESLDFDDHPFTVQEWDEPCAICGSKHSYLDEVVLDDTGKRMFVCSDTDYCRQQSEANGQ; this is translated from the coding sequence ATGGCTAACTTAAGCGGCTACAACTTTGCTTATCTGGATGAGCAAACCAAACGCATGATCCGTCGCGCCATCCTGAAGGCGGTCGCCATTCCGGGCTACCAGGTACCGTTCGGTGGCCGTGAAATGCCGATGCCTTACGGCTGGGGTACGGGTGGTATTCAGCTCACCGCCAGCGTGATTGGCGAAGCAGACGTGCTGAAGGTCATCGACCAGGGCGCTGATGACACCACCAACGCGGTGTCGATCCGCAACTTCTTTACGCGCGTGACGGGCGTCAACACCACTGAAAAAACCGAAGACGCAACGCTGATCCAGACCCGCCACCGCATTCCGGAAACGCCGCTCACCGAAGATCAGATTTTGATTTTCCAGGTGCCGATCCCGGAGCCACTGCGCTTTATCGAGCCACGCGAAACCGAAACCCGCACCATGCACGCGCTGGAAGAGTACGGCGTGATGCAGGTGAAACTGTACGAGGATATCGCCCGCTTCGGCCATATCGCCACCACTTACGCCTACCCGGTGAAGGTCAACGGTCGCTACGTGATGGACCCATCGCCGATCCCAAAATTCGATAACCCGAAGATGGACATGATGCCCGCCCTGCAGCTGTTTGGGGCCGGGCGCGAAAAGCGCATCTATGCCGTACCGCCTTACACCCGCGTGGAGAGTCTCGATTTCGATGATCATCCGTTTACGGTGCAGGAGTGGGACGAACCGTGTGCCATCTGCGGCTCGAAGCACAGCTATCTGGATGAAGTGGTGCTGGATGACACGGGCAAACGGATGTTTGTCTGCTCCGACACCGATTACTGCCGCCAACAGAGCGAGGCGAACGGCCAATGA
- the phnI gene encoding carbon-phosphorus lyase complex subunit PhnI yields the protein MYVAVKGGEKAIAAAHRLQEHRRRGDDQLPELSVAQIEQQLNLAVDRVMTEGGIADRELAALALKQASGDNVEAIFLLRAYRTTLARLAVSEPVNTAEMRLERRISAVYKDLPGGQLLGPTYDYTHRLLDFTLLANGETSSLTASDAAQEPSPHVFSLLAKQGLAKAEEDSGAQPDDITRTPPVYPCSRSSRLQQLMRGDEGYLLALAYSTQRGYGRNHPFAAEIRSGSIDVEIVPEELGFAVNVGELLMTECEMVNGFVAPEESDPHFTRGYGLVFGLGERKAMAMALVDRALQAPDYGEHISGPAQDEEFVLAHADNVEAAGFVSHLKLPHYVDFQAELELLKRLQRERTHG from the coding sequence ATGTACGTTGCCGTCAAAGGGGGCGAGAAGGCGATTGCCGCCGCCCACAGGTTGCAGGAGCACAGACGACGGGGCGATGACCAGCTTCCCGAGCTGAGCGTCGCCCAGATTGAGCAGCAATTAAATCTGGCCGTCGACCGGGTGATGACCGAAGGAGGCATCGCCGATCGCGAGCTGGCGGCGCTGGCGCTGAAGCAGGCCAGCGGCGATAACGTCGAAGCTATCTTCCTGCTGCGTGCCTACCGCACGACGCTTGCCAGACTGGCAGTGAGCGAGCCGGTGAACACGGCTGAAATGCGTCTGGAACGCCGCATCTCCGCGGTGTACAAAGATCTCCCCGGCGGCCAGCTGCTTGGCCCCACCTACGACTATACCCATCGTCTGCTGGACTTCACCCTGCTGGCAAACGGTGAAACGTCGTCACTCACCGCCTCCGACGCCGCCCAGGAACCGTCCCCGCACGTCTTTAGCCTGCTGGCGAAACAGGGGCTGGCGAAAGCGGAAGAGGACTCAGGTGCTCAGCCTGATGACATCACCCGCACCCCACCGGTCTATCCGTGCTCACGCTCTTCACGCCTGCAACAGCTGATGCGTGGCGATGAGGGCTACCTGCTGGCGCTGGCCTACTCCACCCAGCGTGGCTACGGGCGCAATCACCCGTTTGCGGCAGAAATTCGCAGCGGCTCTATCGATGTCGAAATTGTGCCGGAAGAGCTAGGTTTTGCGGTAAACGTCGGCGAACTGCTGATGACCGAGTGCGAAATGGTCAACGGTTTTGTCGCACCCGAAGAGAGCGATCCGCACTTCACCCGCGGCTACGGGCTGGTGTTCGGCCTTGGCGAACGCAAAGCGATGGCGATGGCGCTGGTTGACCGCGCCCTGCAGGCACCGGACTACGGCGAGCATATCTCCGGCCCGGCGCAGGACGAAGAGTTTGTGCTGGCTCATGCGGATAACGTTGAAGCCGCAGGTTTTGTCTCGCACCTCAAACTGCCGCACTACGTCGATTTCCAGGCCGAACTGGAACTGCTGAAACGCCTGCAACGGGAGCGCACCCATGGCTAA
- a CDS encoding carbon-phosphorus lyase subunit PhnH — MTLQPAFTLAVQDAQQSFRRLLKAMSEPGVIVSLHQLSQGWLPLNLATTSVLLTLVDNDTPVWLSGALSNDIASQNLRFHTNAPLVEQPRQAVFAVADEQISHEQLNALSEGTAVAPETSATLILQVSSLSGGRMLRLTGAGIADERMVAPQLPECIIHELTERPHPFPLGIDLILTCGERLLAIPRTTHVEVC, encoded by the coding sequence ATGACGCTTCAACCTGCTTTTACCCTGGCCGTCCAGGATGCCCAACAAAGTTTCCGTCGCCTGCTGAAAGCCATGAGCGAGCCAGGTGTGATCGTCTCGCTGCATCAGCTCTCCCAGGGCTGGCTGCCGCTGAACCTCGCCACCACCAGCGTGCTGCTGACTCTGGTCGACAACGACACCCCGGTGTGGCTCTCAGGCGCACTGTCGAATGATATCGCCAGCCAGAACCTGCGTTTTCATACCAACGCCCCACTGGTTGAACAGCCCCGGCAGGCGGTATTTGCCGTGGCCGACGAACAAATCAGCCACGAGCAGCTCAACGCCCTGAGCGAAGGCACGGCTGTTGCCCCGGAAACCAGCGCCACGCTGATTTTGCAGGTATCCAGCCTGAGCGGTGGTCGCATGCTGCGCCTGACGGGTGCGGGTATCGCCGACGAGCGCATGGTCGCACCACAGCTACCGGAGTGCATCATTCATGAACTGACTGAACGCCCGCACCCGTTCCCGCTCGGTATCGACCTGATCCTGACCTGCGGCGAACGCCTGCTGGCTATTCCGCGAACCACCCATGTGGAGGTGTGCTGA
- a CDS encoding phosphonate C-P lyase system protein PhnG yields MHFDTSTRQRWMRVLAHSQPAALSGRMNALSLIPDYETLRAPEIGLVQIQARMGGTGERFFAGDATLTRAVIRLSSGTLGYSYVLGRDKQHAERCAVVDALLQEQPHFQTLMETLIAPLEADRAARIAARQAEVNTSRVDFFTLVRGDNA; encoded by the coding sequence ATGCACTTCGACACCTCCACACGTCAGCGCTGGATGCGCGTGCTCGCTCACAGCCAGCCAGCCGCACTCTCTGGCCGTATGAACGCACTCAGCCTGATACCCGATTACGAAACCCTCCGCGCACCGGAAATTGGCCTGGTACAAATCCAGGCACGCATGGGCGGCACGGGCGAACGCTTCTTCGCCGGTGACGCCACATTAACACGCGCCGTGATCCGCCTGAGTAGCGGCACGCTGGGTTACAGCTACGTGCTAGGGCGCGATAAACAACACGCCGAGCGCTGTGCTGTGGTCGACGCCCTGTTGCAGGAACAACCCCATTTCCAGACCCTGATGGAAACCCTCATTGCCCCGCTGGAAGCTGACCGCGCTGCCCGTATTGCCGCACGTCAGGCCGAAGTGAACACCAGCCGGGTCGACTTCTTTACGCTCGTTCGCGGAGACAACGCATGA